CGGGCCGCGATCTCGCTTCCACCGACCGGTTGCTGAGGGCGGCAGGTCTGGAACTGATGGGTGGAGGGTATGTGGATAAATAGCTCAAACGTGAGTCTGTCCAACGGATTTGTGCTCAAAATTCCCGTTGTAGTAAGCAGATGTAGGCCATAGGCTTTGGCGGGATAAAGGGAGGAGTCTAGATTGGACACCAAAAAAAGAGACCGCGAGCGTTAATGAGAAAGTATGGCACCGTTCATGATCAGATTGCGGTTTAATTACCTGAAGTTTAGAACAATATTCATTCTATTATTCATGAGTATCATTGTCGCAAGTCTGTGTTCAAAATATTCGTCATTGTACGCAGAAGAAGGATATAATAAATTCCGAATGGATACACTAATAATATTACTTCTATTTATATCATCTTCCGTTATATTTGTTTACTGTTGCATGTCAATAATGGTGAATATGTTTCTATTGACCGGGCGATCTGTCGATCAAAAGGCGGCGTTGGCTGTATATCGCTTCTTTCGAATGAGTTGGCTTCTTGCTCGAGAGACAAAAAACTACTATGAACGCAAAATGCAAGAGCTAGGTCAAAGAGCGTATTTCGATGAGTGAAATCGGGGGGTATTTCCAAAAAGGAGGAGCGTACGCGGCTTTGGGAGTCGTTAACGATTCGGGTAGGGTAGGTTATTCGTTTAGTTTAGGTCTTCAAGGATCTGTTGTTGCAGCTGGATATGCTCAGGTTTCATTCACGACTACGATAGATACTACCGGAAGTTTTTTTTCAGTTATATCTTCTCTTTCTTTCGAGATAAGTCCTTCGGTTGGCCTCGGTTATGCGAGTCCCACATTTGGGAATCCCACCCAGGTAACCGCAGGAACATATGTCTCAGTACTAGGAACACCAACCCAGACTACAACAATCGGCTATTCTCTGATCCCTTGGACTTCGGATTTTTATGAGTATGGCTTGTACGAGAGCCATCCAATAGTAGGGGTTCCGCAGGTCTCTCCTGTATCGCAAGTGCCCGCGTATGTGTCGCAAGTGCCAACTTACCTAGATGCGTTGCTCTCGCTGACCTATCACGACATCGCCGAGGCGGGCGGCTCACGCTACGATGCGGCGATTGCAAACCAAATGGATGCTGCCGGCGCGGTGGCAGCCCTTGGCGGCGCGGCAACCTTCGCAGGCACTGCCTCGGGCTTTGGAACCGGGCTCGGTGTGCCGTCCGTCGCGACCGCGGGCTCGTTCTCCCTGGACAACGGTGTCCAGTCCACCGGCGGCTTTGACAATGGGTCGCAGGGCGGGTCCGACATGGATGCTCCGTCTGGCACTGCGGGTTCGGCCGGTGACGGCCGTGGCGCGGCATCGTCATCCGGGGGCTTCACGGTGGGTTCCCTCGCAGGCTCGGCCGCGGGCTTCGGCTCCGGTGTCGGCACGCCCTCCGCCGCGACCGCCGGCTCGTTTTCCACCGGGAACGGCGTCCAGCCCACCGGTGCCTTCGTTTCCAGTCCCGCCGTACCCGGCCAGTCCGCCACTTCGCCAACCGGCATCCTCGACATCGGAACGGTAAGCGTCTTCGCCTATGGTATGACGGTTGACGAGGATGCCGTCGCCCCCGCCGCGACCTCGTCCGACAGCGGCGGAGGTGCGAAACCCATCCTCGTCGATCTCGACGGCGACGGCCTCGAAATCGCTGCCGCGGACGATAACTTCGTCCTGTTCGACACCGACGACACCGGGCTGATCCATCGGACCGCCTGGGCCGGCAAGGGCGACGGCGTGCTGTTCTTCGATGCCGACGGTGACGGAACGATCTCGGCCGCGCGCGAATACATCTTCACCGAATGGGACCCGACCGCCGGCGGCGACATGGAAGCGCTGCCCTCCCACCGTCATCCCGGAATGCGGCGCCGGGCGAAGCGAGACGGCGCGTATCCGGGATCCATGCCTCGTCGGTCGCGACACGCGGTGTGGAAGGACCAGCGCCGGCCGCCGGCCATCTCGGTGGCGCGCGGCAGGACCGGCGCCGTCTTCTCGATCGTTCCGCCGGACGACGTCCGTCGAGGCATGGATCCCGGATACGCCGTCCATCGCTTCGCTCGGACGCCGTTCCGGGATGACGAAGGCGGGGGCAAAGCCGGGCGAGGCGGGCCTGTGCGGTTACCGTCCAGGGGCAGCGTGGTCCCCCCCTCCGCCTCGCTTCGCTCGGCACCTCCCCCCACTTCGTGGGGTTGGAGGATGGGCGGCAGCGGTGGCGGCGGGCTGTCCTCCACCCCACGAAGTGGGGGCGGAGGTGGCGTCGCGAAGCGACGACGGAGGGGGGGCGCGCCGCTGGAAGACTTGGCGTCGACCGTGACGACCGGGCCGACGGAGGGGCGCTGCGACAGAAGCTGCGACCCCGACGCCGGCGCGGCGGCGGCACCTGACTCGTCCTCCACCGGATCGCGGACGACGTCCGTCGAGGCATGGATCCCGGATACGCCGTCCTTCGCTTCGCTCGGACGCCGTTCCGGATGACGAGGCGGGGGATGGCCTGCAGCCCTCAGGTCTCAGCCTGCGTCTCCATGCGGCCACCCCGCGGGCCACGTCATTCCGGGGCCGCGCAGCGGAACCCGGAATCCAGAGTGGTAACCGAGGCGGAAATGCGCGTGGTTCGTGCGCCGCCTTGGGGCGTCGGCACGCTGGATCCCGGGTTCCGCTGCGCGGCACCGGAATGACGCCGACGAGCGAGGTCGCAAGGTTGCCAGCCTGCAGTCTCTCAACCGCAACAGAGTTGATGACGATAGCGGTAGGGCGCTTTGCGAAAGCGGTTGCCGTCCCTGCGCCGGCCGCGACGCCCGTGTCAATCCGGAAGACGAGCCGCGCGGAGCGCGGAGCGGCTGTCCGGAATCCATTCCGTGACGCCCGCCAGTGCCGCGAACGTCACGCCGGACCCGCCGCCGAGGTCACGCCGCGCCCGCCCGGTTCCGGCTCCCGCTGCCTCCGCTGCGCCCGGCGTCCGGTCCGGAACGACGCGGCGTGAATGGCCGGCGCGGTGCAGCCGCTTCGGCGGGCCTCATTCCGAAACGCGATCCCGCGCCCGACGAAGGATAGCCACGTCGGACGTAACGAGTTCAACGGTGTTCTCGGTCGGCCCGACCGCGGCGCACGGCCGCGCTCGACATCGTCCGGCACGGCCCGCGAGGGGAGACGACCATGAGCGGCACCGACCGGCAGCGGGTGGGAGGCGGATATGCGGCTCAGGTTCCACCCGGACTCGCTGCAGCGGCAGTTGACCATGTCGTGTGGTGCCGCCTTTCCGGGGCTGTCGGCGCTTTACCCCTGGCGCAAGGGCGGATGACACACCCGACGAGCGAGCCGAACGCATCGCACCGAAGCAGTTCGCCCAGCCGGCCGCTCGTCCGGAGCAGAGGCGCCTGCCGCCTCGTCTCCAGCCGTCGATACAAGCAGCCCGCCCTTCACGCCCCCTCCAGTTCCCCCTTCGCCTTCAGCTCCGCCACCTGCCGGATCGCGTCCGCCAGGGTCTGCGGGTCCTGGGCGCCCATCACGGCGTATTTGTTCTCGATGATGAAGCAGGGCACGCCGCGCACGCCCATGCGGGAGGCGGTGGCGATCTCTTCGGTGACGGCGTCGCGGTCGGCGTCGGTGGGCAGCAGCGTCTCGACGACGGCGGCGTCCATGCCGGCCTCGCGGGCCGCCGCGATGAGTTCGGCCGGGTCGCCGACGTTGCGGCCCTCCTGGAAGTAGAACTCGAACAGGCGCCGGGCGAGGCGGTTCTGGATCTCGGGTCCGGCCGAGCCCGCCCAGCGGATCACCCGGTGGGCGTCGAGCGTGTTCGGTGCCACGGTGATCGCCTCGAAGTCGAATTCGATGCCCTCGGCCTGGCCGGCGCCGACCAGCGTGTCGTGCGCCTGGCGCAGCCGGTCGCCGCTGCCGAATTTCGCCAGCATGTAGGCCTTGCGCTCCAGCCCCTCCGGCGGAATCGACGGGTCGAGCTGGTAGGGTCGCCAGCGCACGTCGACGTCGATGCCCTCGGCAAGTTCCATGGCGCGGTCGAGCCGCTTCTGGCCGAGGAAGCACCAGGGGCACACCACGTCGGAGATGACGTCGATGCGGACGGTCCGGGTCTGGTTCACGGCTGGCTCCATGTCTGCGCGGGCTCCCTGGCTGCGCTCTCGGTCGGATCGGGTCTCTGCGGCGGTTTCGCGGCCGGGGTCAGTCGGCGGCGCGCCACCATGTCGGCAGCTGATAGCCGTAGAGCGGTACCTTGCCGGGATGGCCGATCCGTGTCCAGCGTCCCACCCACTGCTCGCCCTGGTGATAGAGCGGCACGACGTAGGCGCCGGAGAGCAGCACCCGGTCGAGCGCCCGCACCGCCTCGATGAAGTCGCCCCGCGCGCGCGCCTGCAGCATCGCCTCGATCAGCGCGTCGACGGCGGGGTCGGCCACGCCCGCGAAGTTCCAGGAGCCCTGCGCGTCCTTCGACGCCGAGCCCCAGCGGCCGACCTGTTCGACGCCCGGCGACAGCGAGGCCGAATAGCTCATCAGGATGACGTCGTAGTCGCGCGTCAGGAGCCGCTGCTGGTACTGCGCCGCGTCGACCGAGCGGATCGAGGTCTCGATGCCGAGGCTGGCGAGCGTGCGCTGCCACGCCAGCGCCAGTTCCTGGCCGCCATTGGCCTTGAGCATGATCTCGAAGGCGAAGGGCCGCCCGTCGGGGCCCATCATCCTTCGGTCCTTCATCGCATAGCCGGCCGCCTTCAGCGCCTCGAAGGCCTCGCGCAGGAAGGCGCGATCGCGGCCGGTGCCGTCGGAAACCGGCGGCGCCCAGCTGCCCGCCAGGATGGCGGGGTCGACGGCGCCGGAGAAGGGCGCGAGCAGGGTCTTCTCGGCGTCGCTCGCCGGCACGCCGTGCGAGCCGAGTTCGGAACCGTCCCAGTAGCTCTTCGTACGGGTGTAGACGCCCGAAAACAGGTTCTGGTTCGCCCATTCGAAGTCGAACAGCCCGGCCAGCGCGCGGCGTGCGGCGCGATCCTCAAACACCGGGCGCCGGGTGTTCATCACGAAGCCGTACATGCCCGACGGCAGTCCGCTGTCGAACGTGTCCTTCGCCACCGCGCCGCTCGCCACTGCCGGAAAGTCATAGTCGCTCGTCCAGCGGGTCGAACTCCCTTCCGGGAACACGTCGATCAGGCCCTTCTTGAAGGCCTCGAACATGGCGTTCTCGTCGCGGAAATAATTGAGGCGGATCGTGTCGAAATTGTCGAAGCCGCGCTTGGAAGGGATGTCCCTGCCCCAGTAGTCGGGGTCGCGCGAAAGCTCGAGCAGTTCGCCCGGCCGCACCGTCGTGATGGTGTAGGGACCCGAGCCGGTCATCGGCGTCAGCGTCGACTTGTCGAAGGTCGCCGCATCGATCGCGTGCCTGGGCAGCACCGGCATCAGGCCGAGGATCAGCGGCAGCTCGCGGTCGGGCGTCTCGAAGGTGAAGCGCACGCCGCGCTCGCCGACCTTCTCCATCGACGCCAGCTTGTTGACCGTCGTCGCATAGCGCGGGAAGCCCTTGTCGCGCAGGAGCTCGAAGGTGAAGATCACGTCCTCGGGCGTCACCGGCTCGCCGTCCGAGAAGCGGGCGCGGGCGTCGAGCGTGAACTCGGCATAGGTCCGGGCCTCGTCGGTGTCGATCGTCTCGGCCAGCAGCGGATAGAGCGTGAAGGGTTCGTCGTAGGAGCGCATCATCAGCGTCTCGACGACATTGTTGCCGTAGAGGAGGTCGAGGATGCCGCGGGCGCCAGATCCCTGGATGATCAGCGGGTTCAGGCTGTCGAAGGTGCCCTGCACGGCGTAGTTCACCGTGCCGCCCTTCGGCGCATCGGGATTGGCATAGGGCAGGTGGTCGAAACCGGCCGGCAGCGCCGGCTCGCCATGCATGGCGATGGCGTGCCGCGGCTCCGCGCCGGCCGGCGCGGCGGCGAAGGGGAGGGCGCAGAGCGCCAGGGCGAGGAGGGGGATGAAGGGTCTCATGGCGGCCGTCGTCGATGAGCGGATTGATTCGGGCCACCCTAACACGCCGGGCCCGGCCTGCACCCCTTGCAGGATAAAGCGGCGCGATTCCGGACGACGATACTGGATTCGCCTTGCGCGCGGGTGTACAGGCGGCGGCAGAACGATTCACGGTCGGCCGGCCCCGCGGCCAAGTCATGCTGTCGCCTCATTTGGCCAACATTGAGCGGCCAGGGTTCAGACACCGAAACTCGAGAGGAAGCGCAACCGATGCTGTCGACGAACTTCTCCGCACCCCGCTTTGCAATCCATGCGGCCGGCGTGGCCGGCTTCCTCGTGGCGAGCGCCGCTCCGGTCCTGGCCCAGCAGCCCGGCCAGCCGCCGCGCGGCTGGTTCAAGGCCTGCTCCAAGCAGGAAGACATCGACATCTGCAACGTGCAGAACATCGTGGTGGCGGATTCCGGCCAGCTGATCACCGGCGTCAGCCTGATCGAGGTCAAGGGCAAGGTGAACCGCAAGGTCTTCCAGGTGACCGTGCCCACCGGCCGCATGATGATGCCCGGCATCGGCATGCAGGTCGACACCTCCAAGCCGCAGAAGGTCGACTACGCCGTCTGCTTCCCGGATCGCTGCGTGGCCGAAGTGCCGATGACCGACGAACTGGTCGCTGCCTTCAAGAAGGGCACCGAGCTGACGCTGACCTCGGTCAACTTCCAGAACCAGCCGAACCCGATCAAGGTCTCGCTCTCGGGCTTCACCGCCGCCTTCGACGGCGCGCCGCTGCAGCAGGCCGACATCGAGGACCGCCAGAAGAAGCTCCAGGAGTTCGTGTCGAAGAACAACGAGGACTTCGCCAAGAAGCTCAAGGAAGAGCAGGAAAAGGCCAAGGCCGCGAACTGACGCGGATTTCTGAACCCGGCGGCGCGGATCTCCGTTCCGCCGGTGTCGGCAGCGCGGCCGGCTGGACTCGTCGTCAAGTCTCTGGAGACTCCCTTTCGGCGCCTCGGGATCGGCCACACGGGCGCCGAAGCCACGGTATTGCGGCCGTCACCCGCTCCGCGTCATTCCGGACCGGGTGCCGAGCGCAGCAGAGGTGTCCGGATCCGGAATCCATTCCGGGACGTCTGCGGCGCGCGCTTGATATCCCCGGCGTCACGGAATGGATTCCGGACAGACGCCCCGCGCTTCGCGCGGTACCTCTTCCGGAATGACGCGGGGATGGCGGGCGGCGCCGGGACTGCCGCCACTGTCGCGTGGCGCCCCCCTCCTTCGTCATCCCGGAACGGCGTCCGAGCGGAGCGAAGGACGACGTATCCGGGATCCATGCCTCGCCGTCGCCCACGAACGAGATGGTGCAGGAGAGTTCGCCGCACGCCGTCGCCTTTCTCCGCCGCCCAGCCTCCCGACGACTTCCGAGGCATGGATCCCGGGTCTGCGCCTCCGCTTCGCTCCGGCTTCGCCCAGGATGACGAAGGCGAAGAGGACGCCGGTGTGACGATGCGGAAGCCGGGAAGGCGATGGGTCTGACGCCGCTTCTTCCGCGCCGCCCCCCACCTTCGTCATCCCGGAACGGCGTCCGAGCGGAGCGAAGGACGACGTATCCGGGATCCATGCCTCGCCGTCGCCCACGAACGAGATGGTGCAGGAGAGTTCCCCCGACGCCGTCGCCTTTCTCCGCCGCCGAGCCTCCCGACGACTTCCGAGGCATGGATCCCGGGTCTGCGCCTCCGCTTCGCTCCGGCTTCGCCCGGGATGACGAAGGCGAAGGGGGCGCCGGTGTGACGATGCGGAAGCCGGAAAGGCGAACGGTCTGACGCCGCTTCTTCCACGCGCCGCCGCCCACCTTCGTCATCCCGGAACGCGGCGTCGAGCGGAGCGAGAGGCCGCGTATCCGGGATCCATGCCTCGCCGTCGCACGCGAACGAGATGGTGCAGGAGAGTTCCCCCGACGCCATCGCCTTTCTCCGCCGTCCAGCCTCCCGACGACTGCCGAGCCATGGATCCTGCGCCTCCGCTTCGCTCCGGCTTCGCCCGGGATGACGAAGGCGAAGGGGGCGCCCCCTTCAGGCCTCACGCCGCCTGCATCTGTCGTGCCGCGAACGCGTGGATCTCGATCGGCGCCTTCTTGCCCTTGACCGAGATCGGCGGCAGCGCGCGCGCGGCGTCGCGCAGCTTGGCCGGCAGCGCGTCGTAGACCACCCGCGACACCAGCGTCTGGTCTGGATCGGCCGCCGAGCACAGCCGCGCCGCCAGGTTCACGTGGTCGCCGAGCACGGTGAAGTCCTTGCGGTGGGTCGAGCCCATCGCGCCCACCACCACCTCGCCGGTGTTGACGCCGATGCCGATCTTCAGGTCGGCCGAGGTCTGGCTCGCCATCTCGTTCATGGCGTTCATCATGCCGATGGCGCATTCCACCGCATGCTTCGACATGTTGGCGCCGGCGAACACCGCCATGATCTGGTCGCCGACATATTTGTCGATGTCGCCATGATTGGCGGTGACGATGTCGGCGAGCTTCTGGAAATAGCTGTTCAGCACCGTGACAACCTCCTCCGGCTCGCGGTTCTCCGAGAACGCGGTGTAGCCGCGGATGTCGGCGAAGAGCACGGCCATCTGCCGCCGCTCGCCGCCGAGATGCACCGTGCGCGCGTCGCTGTCCTGGATCGCCCGCATGGTGCCGGCCGAGACGAATTTCTGCAGCTCGAAGCGCTCGTTCAGCTGCACGATCATGTCGTTGAAGCGGGTCGCCAGATCGCCGATCTCGTCGCGCGAGGCCACCCCGCGCACCCGGTGCGCGAGGTTGCCCTTGGCGATCTCCGACGCCGCTTCGCCAATCCGCAGGATCGGCCGCGAAATGCCGAGCGCAAACAAAAGCGCGCCCGCCAGGGCGGCGACGAGCCCGATCGCCAGCCATTGTGCCAGGCTGCGGATCATGTCGTTGACGGGCGCATAGGCGTCCGCCTCGGCCTTTTCCGCCACCACCGCGAAGGGCAGGGCGCGCGTCAGCGCGATGGCGCCGAGCGAGATCGAGCCGTCGTCCAGCGTGAAGGGCTCCACCGCCACCGTCGCCGTGCCCGCAGCCAGCATGTCGCGCGCCTTGGCGAGCACGGCCGGCTGGTTCCACGGCTGGCCGTCGCTGGCGAAGACCACGCGCCCGCCGCCGTCCACCACATGGATCGACCCGGTCTTCGCGAAGGGGTTGCCCTCGACCGCGCCGCGCAGGCGGGCGAGGTTGACGCGCGCGTGCAGCGTCGCCGCCCGTTCGCGGATGCCGCCGGGGATCGGCAGGCTTACCGTCGCCAGCCAGTCGCCGGTCTCCTCGATCTGCACGACCTGCGCCGCCGACCGTCCGTCGGCGGGCATATCGAACTGGCCGGCATCCACCCGCAGCACGTCGAGCGGATTGTCGAAATGCGCCTTCAGCCTGTCGAAATAGGCTTCCTGCACCACGGTGATCGGCCGCGGCACGCCGTCGACGTCGACCTGCAGCACCACCACGTCGGGCAGGTCGGCGATGCCCTGGCGCAGCACCACGATCTTCTCCTCGAAGCCGAGCTGCTCGCCCGAGATCGCGTTGCGGATCAGGTCGAGCGGCGTGTAGAGCGAGTATTCGAGGAAGTCGTTGAATTCGCCGGTGACCTTGTCCACCGTCACGGCGAGCTGCTCGTTGGCCGCGCTCTTCAGTTCGTCGCGCGCCACGCGGATCACCGACTGGCCGGCCACGATCAGCGGCAGCGCCGCGATCACGGCGGTGAAGATCAGCATCTTCGCACGGAGGTTGAGGCGCATGCTGCAAATCCCGGCGGTGACGGAGGAATGCCGTGTCTGCGGGCGTGGCGACGGTACGACCGCGGCACGACGCGAAAGCGCGTCGGCACGATCCTCCCCGGGTCCCCACCCATCAGGCGAGGGATCAGTTTAGACCCGAATCACCGGTTTCGGGAAGCAGCAGAGTCTGCGATCGCGACCGCGCGCGGATGGTGATCCTGTCGGTCGACACGCTGCAGTCCAGCCCGTGCGGGTCCGACGTCGTCAGTTCGACGGCGATGTCGCCCGGCTGCGTGATCTCCACGCGCGTCTTCTCGCCGTCGGCCTCGAAGCCGTTCGACAGCGTCCAGTAGTGGTCGAGCGCGTCGCCGTCGGCATCGCGCGAGCCGCTGGCGTCGAGCACATGGCTGTCGAGCGCGCCGCCGACGAAAAGGTCGACGTCCGGCCCGGCATCGGCCACCGGCGGCGCGTTGACGAAGACCTCCAGCGTCTCGACAGTCGACGCGCAGGCAGAGCCCGACATGTCGGTGGCCTTCAGGCGCACCGCATAGGTGCCCGGCCTGTCGAAGGTGTGAGTGACCTGCGGTCCCGTCGCCAGGTGCCCGTCGCCGAAGTCCCAGTCGTAGCTGGCGATCGCGCCGTCCGCGTCGAAGGAGCGCGACGCGTCGAAGCGGACCGTCTGACCGGGGCAGGTCTTGCGCTCCGCCTCGATGATGGCGGCCGGCGGCCGGTTCACCTTCACCAGCCGCGCCACTGGCGTCAGCAGCACCTCGCCGGCGCGGTCGATCGGGCCCTTCACCGAAACCGAATAGGTGCCCGGCTGCGCGAAGACGTGCACGGCGGCCGGCCCGGTCGCATTGCTGCCGTCGCCGAAGCTCCACACCAGCGCGCCGGGGTCGGCAAGGCCTGGCAGGTTGGAGAGGCCAAAGGCGATGCGCTCGCCGGCACAGGCGGCATCGGCCGTCTCGATCGCGGTGCGCGGCGCGTCGGCCACGGTCACGTCGAACGTCGTCGCGTTCTCGGCATTGATCAGCCCGGTACCGTCGCTCACCGTCAGCGTCACCGGGAAGGTGCCCGGCGAGCGCCAGATGTGCCGCACCTCGACGCCCGTCGCCGTGCCGCCGTCGCCGAAGTCCCAGCGGTAGGCGGCGATGCCGCCGTCCGGGTCGACCGAGCCGGCAGCCGAAAGCTCGAGTGGCTGGTCCACCTCCACGGCCGCGTTTCCCGCCACCCTGGCCACCGGGGCGGCATTGATCGTGATGACGTGGATCGTATCGGCGCTGGAACAGCCCTGGCTGTCCTGTCCCGACAGCGCCTTCAGCTGCACGCGGTAGGTGCCCGGCCGGTCGAAGGCATGCTTCACCACCGCCCCGGTGCCGGTCGTGCCGTCGCCGAAGTCCCAGGCGTGGCCGGTGACGCTGCCGCCGTCGAGATAGGAGGCGGTGCCGTCGAACACGACCTCCTCGCCCACGGCCGCCGCGCGGACCGCACCGATCACCGCGCGCGGCGCCGGCAGCACGGTCACCAGCAGGTCGTCGCTCGACACCGGCGAGCAGAGGCCGAGATTGTCGCCCTCGATCTGCAGCGTCACCCGGTAGTTGCCGGCGTCGGTGTAGGCGTGTTCGGGCTGGTCGCCGCCGCCGCTGGAGCCGTCGCCGAAATCCCACGAGAAGCGGTTGACGACGCCGTCGATGTCGGTCGAGCGGCGGCCGTCGAAGCGCACGGTGGTGTTGGCGCAGATCTGCCGGTCCTCGCCCGCATTGGCCACCGGCGCGGGCAGCACGGTCACCAGCGTCTCGGCCGAATGGGTGCCGTTGGCGAGCCCTGATTCGTCCGTGACCGTCAGGCGCACGCCGAAGGTCCCGGGCGTCTCGAAGGTCTTGGTCGGGTTGATGATGTCGGAGGCCGCCCCGTCGCCGAAATCCCAGGCATAGCGCAGCAGCCCCTGGTCGGGGTCGCTCGACGAGGAGCCGTCGAACACGACGACGTCGCCCACGCAGGCCTGGCGGTTGTCGCCGGCGATGGCCAGCGGCGCGCGGTTGATGCGCACCGTCATCGCATCGCGGTTCTGCGAGTTGGACAAGCCCTTCCCGTCG
The nucleotide sequence above comes from Aquibium microcysteis. Encoded proteins:
- a CDS encoding DsbA family oxidoreductase, producing the protein MNQTRTVRIDVISDVVCPWCFLGQKRLDRAMELAEGIDVDVRWRPYQLDPSIPPEGLERKAYMLAKFGSGDRLRQAHDTLVGAGQAEGIEFDFEAITVAPNTLDAHRVIRWAGSAGPEIQNRLARRLFEFYFQEGRNVGDPAELIAAAREAGMDAAVVETLLPTDADRDAVTEEIATASRMGVRGVPCFIIENKYAVMGAQDPQTLADAIRQVAELKAKGELEGA
- a CDS encoding extracellular solute-binding protein; this encodes MRPFIPLLALALCALPFAAAPAGAEPRHAIAMHGEPALPAGFDHLPYANPDAPKGGTVNYAVQGTFDSLNPLIIQGSGARGILDLLYGNNVVETLMMRSYDEPFTLYPLLAETIDTDEARTYAEFTLDARARFSDGEPVTPEDVIFTFELLRDKGFPRYATTVNKLASMEKVGERGVRFTFETPDRELPLILGLMPVLPRHAIDAATFDKSTLTPMTGSGPYTITTVRPGELLELSRDPDYWGRDIPSKRGFDNFDTIRLNYFRDENAMFEAFKKGLIDVFPEGSSTRWTSDYDFPAVASGAVAKDTFDSGLPSGMYGFVMNTRRPVFEDRAARRALAGLFDFEWANQNLFSGVYTRTKSYWDGSELGSHGVPASDAEKTLLAPFSGAVDPAILAGSWAPPVSDGTGRDRAFLREAFEALKAAGYAMKDRRMMGPDGRPFAFEIMLKANGGQELALAWQRTLASLGIETSIRSVDAAQYQQRLLTRDYDVILMSYSASLSPGVEQVGRWGSASKDAQGSWNFAGVADPAVDALIEAMLQARARGDFIEAVRALDRVLLSGAYVVPLYHQGEQWVGRWTRIGHPGKVPLYGYQLPTWWRAAD
- a CDS encoding invasion associated locus B family protein, with product MLSTNFSAPRFAIHAAGVAGFLVASAAPVLAQQPGQPPRGWFKACSKQEDIDICNVQNIVVADSGQLITGVSLIEVKGKVNRKVFQVTVPTGRMMMPGIGMQVDTSKPQKVDYAVCFPDRCVAEVPMTDELVAAFKKGTELTLTSVNFQNQPNPIKVSLSGFTAAFDGAPLQQADIEDRQKKLQEFVSKNNEDFAKKLKEEQEKAKAAN
- a CDS encoding adenylate/guanylate cyclase domain-containing protein; this encodes MRLNLRAKMLIFTAVIAALPLIVAGQSVIRVARDELKSAANEQLAVTVDKVTGEFNDFLEYSLYTPLDLIRNAISGEQLGFEEKIVVLRQGIADLPDVVVLQVDVDGVPRPITVVQEAYFDRLKAHFDNPLDVLRVDAGQFDMPADGRSAAQVVQIEETGDWLATVSLPIPGGIRERAATLHARVNLARLRGAVEGNPFAKTGSIHVVDGGGRVVFASDGQPWNQPAVLAKARDMLAAGTATVAVEPFTLDDGSISLGAIALTRALPFAVVAEKAEADAYAPVNDMIRSLAQWLAIGLVAALAGALLFALGISRPILRIGEAASEIAKGNLAHRVRGVASRDEIGDLATRFNDMIVQLNERFELQKFVSAGTMRAIQDSDARTVHLGGERRQMAVLFADIRGYTAFSENREPEEVVTVLNSYFQKLADIVTANHGDIDKYVGDQIMAVFAGANMSKHAVECAIGMMNAMNEMASQTSADLKIGIGVNTGEVVVGAMGSTHRKDFTVLGDHVNLAARLCSAADPDQTLVSRVVYDALPAKLRDAARALPPISVKGKKAPIEIHAFAARQMQAA